In Streptomyces dangxiongensis, one DNA window encodes the following:
- a CDS encoding glycerophosphodiester phosphodiesterase produces MYARVVAATVATVLGTGTALLSPTSDARAGENGPPTVIAHRGASAYAPENTLASVDKAAELGFSWVENDVQRTKDGVLIVLHDDGLERTTDVEQVFPGRAPWKVKDFTAAEIARLDAGSWFSPAYVGTRVPTLTEYMRRLEHNHEKLLLEIKNPELYPGLEQQTLKLLANVGWLDDRHLGRLIVQSFSADSVRTVHELKPAVTTAYLGRPAVSDLPRFADFVDLVNPSYDSLSLGYVSAAHAIDGPHGRPLGLFAWTVNDAATARRVAGYGVDGIISNKPDVVRAALASD; encoded by the coding sequence ATGTACGCGCGCGTGGTCGCCGCCACCGTCGCCACGGTCCTGGGCACGGGCACGGCCCTGCTGAGCCCCACCTCCGACGCCCGGGCGGGCGAGAACGGCCCACCCACGGTGATCGCCCACCGGGGCGCCTCCGCCTACGCCCCCGAGAACACGCTGGCCTCCGTCGACAAGGCCGCCGAGCTGGGCTTCTCCTGGGTCGAGAACGACGTCCAGCGCACCAAGGACGGCGTACTGATCGTCCTTCACGACGACGGTCTGGAACGCACCACGGACGTCGAGCAGGTCTTTCCCGGCCGCGCGCCGTGGAAGGTGAAGGACTTCACCGCCGCCGAGATCGCCAGGCTGGACGCGGGCAGCTGGTTCTCCCCCGCGTACGTCGGCACGCGCGTGCCGACCCTGACGGAGTACATGCGGCGGTTGGAGCACAACCACGAGAAGCTGCTCCTGGAGATCAAGAATCCGGAGTTGTACCCGGGGCTCGAACAGCAGACCCTGAAGCTCCTCGCCAACGTGGGCTGGCTGGACGACCGGCATCTGGGGCGGCTGATCGTGCAGAGTTTCAGCGCCGACAGCGTGCGGACCGTGCACGAGCTGAAGCCGGCGGTCACCACCGCCTACCTGGGTAGGCCCGCCGTGTCGGACCTGCCCCGGTTCGCGGACTTCGTCGATCTGGTGAATCCCTCGTACGACTCGCTCTCCCTGGGCTACGTCTCGGCCGCGCACGCCATCGACGGGCCGCACGGCAGGCCGCTCGGGCTGTTCGCCTGGACGGTGAACGACGCGGCCACCGCACGCCGGGTCGCCGGCTACGGCGTCGACGGGATCATCAGCAACAAGCCAGACGTGGTGCGGGCGGCGCTGGCCTCGGACTGA
- a CDS encoding nucleoside/nucleotide kinase family protein gives MGSVRLEAITWGRLAELLADRLAGLEPADGGAWPRVGFDGAPAARPGELAERVGEALRLRGRPSLVVGAGGFLRPASLRLEHGRRDAESYYSGWFDTGALWREVFGPLDPGGTGRILPDLWDPATDRATRSPYVQLPPRGILLLHGPLLLHHWFPFDLTVHLLLSPGALRRRTPETDHWTLPAFARYEAETDPAGTADVLVRTDDPRHPAWST, from the coding sequence ATGGGCTCTGTGCGACTCGAAGCGATCACCTGGGGCCGGCTCGCCGAGCTGCTCGCCGACCGGCTGGCCGGCCTGGAGCCGGCCGACGGAGGGGCCTGGCCGCGTGTCGGCTTCGACGGGGCCCCAGCCGCCCGGCCCGGTGAACTCGCCGAGCGCGTCGGGGAGGCCCTGCGGCTGCGCGGCCGGCCCTCGCTCGTGGTCGGCGCCGGAGGCTTCCTGCGCCCTGCCTCCCTGCGGCTGGAGCACGGGCGGCGGGACGCGGAGTCGTACTACAGCGGATGGTTCGACACGGGCGCCCTGTGGCGGGAGGTCTTCGGCCCGCTCGATCCCGGCGGCACCGGGCGGATCCTGCCCGACCTGTGGGATCCCGCCACCGACCGGGCCACCCGCAGCCCGTACGTCCAACTCCCGCCCCGCGGCATCCTGCTTCTCCACGGCCCCCTCCTGCTACACCACTGGTTCCCCTTCGACCTGACCGTGCACCTCCTCCTCTCCCCGGGCGCCCTGCGCCGCCGCACCCCCGAGACCGACCACTGGACCCTCCCTGCCTTCGCGCGCTACGAGGCCGAGACCGACCCGGCCGGGACGGCGGACGTTCTCGTACGCACCGACGACCCGCGCCATCCGGCCTGGAGCACCTGA
- the corA gene encoding magnesium/cobalt transporter CorA — MSMAGNLRKVTGLRGVGGLRKVARLARRRPRVDLSHPARSPLGSSVVNCVTYQDGVRVPGCADLVDAVRLVRKSGEGFVWLGLHEPTEREFAGVAELFDLHPLAVEDAVEAHQRPKLEHYGDTLFAVFKTVCYVEHEQLTATSEVVDTGEIMLFVGKDFVITVRHGRHGSLGPLREELEANPQQLVKGPAAVLHAIADHVVDDYLNVTDAVQADIDQVETEVFSEDGACLDPGRIYQMKRELLELKRAVVPLGRPVEDLATRPIRVVDPEIQAYFRDVYDHLIRAKEQIAAFDELLNSILQAHLAQVTVAQNEDMRKITAWAAVIAVPTMVCGVYGMNFQHMPELHWRFGYPLVMGVMAAACLVLYRGFRRNGWL, encoded by the coding sequence ATGTCGATGGCAGGGAATCTGCGGAAGGTCACGGGGCTGCGCGGAGTCGGCGGTCTGCGCAAGGTGGCGCGGCTGGCCCGGCGCCGGCCGCGCGTGGACCTGAGTCATCCCGCCAGGTCACCGCTGGGCTCGTCGGTGGTCAACTGCGTGACGTATCAGGACGGCGTGCGGGTGCCGGGCTGTGCCGACCTGGTGGACGCCGTGCGGCTGGTCCGCAAGAGCGGCGAAGGCTTCGTCTGGCTCGGGCTGCACGAGCCGACGGAACGTGAGTTCGCGGGTGTGGCCGAGCTGTTCGACCTGCATCCGCTGGCGGTGGAGGACGCGGTCGAGGCCCATCAGCGTCCCAAGCTGGAGCACTACGGGGACACGCTCTTCGCGGTGTTCAAGACCGTCTGTTACGTGGAGCACGAGCAGTTGACGGCGACCAGCGAGGTGGTGGACACCGGCGAGATCATGCTCTTCGTCGGCAAGGACTTCGTCATCACGGTACGGCACGGCCGGCACGGCTCACTGGGCCCGCTCCGTGAGGAATTGGAGGCGAACCCGCAGCAGCTCGTCAAGGGGCCGGCGGCGGTGCTGCACGCGATCGCCGACCATGTGGTCGACGACTATCTGAACGTCACGGACGCGGTGCAGGCTGACATCGACCAGGTGGAGACGGAGGTGTTCTCGGAGGACGGCGCCTGCCTCGATCCGGGCCGCATCTACCAGATGAAGCGTGAACTGCTGGAGCTGAAAAGGGCGGTGGTACCGCTGGGCCGTCCGGTGGAGGATCTGGCCACACGGCCCATACGGGTCGTCGATCCGGAGATACAGGCGTACTTCCGGGATGTGTACGACCATCTGATACGGGCGAAGGAGCAGATCGCCGCGTTCGACGAACTGCTCAACTCCATCCTCCAGGCGCATCTGGCGCAGGTGACCGTCGCGCAGAACGAGGACATGCGCAAGATCACGGCCTGGGCCGCGGTGATCGCCGTACCGACCATGGTGTGCGGGGTGTACGGCATGAACTTCCAGCACATGCCGGAGCTGCACTGGCGGTTCGGCTATCCGCTGGTGATGGGCGTGATGGCGGCGGCGTGTCTGGTGCTGTACCGGGGCTTCCGGCGCAACGGCTGGCTCTAG
- a CDS encoding carbohydrate kinase family protein, which yields MDQGVTAERHGALLVVGDVVTDVVARHRGPLAAGTDTAAVIRTLPGGAGANVACWAAHAGCADVRLLGRVGADTAAWHERELVAAGVRPRLVVDPQAATGTVICLVDTGAAAERTFLTDSGASLRLDPADWSDTLLDGVARLHLSGYLLFTEPSRALVRRAMAAARARGVPVSLDPASAGFLVELGVDRFTAFAEGLDVLLPSRDEVCLLTGVVDPVEAAARLSRLVPLVVAKAGADGALVARSGAVPVRVPAVPAAPRDTTGAGDAFTGAFLAALLAGAAPEEAAARGCRAGAEAVERVGARPPQPGPSQAGRVD from the coding sequence CTGGACCAAGGGGTGACCGCTGAGCGGCACGGGGCGCTGCTGGTCGTCGGGGACGTGGTCACCGACGTGGTGGCCCGGCACCGGGGGCCGCTGGCGGCCGGCACCGACACGGCCGCCGTGATCCGGACGCTGCCGGGTGGTGCGGGCGCCAATGTGGCCTGCTGGGCCGCTCACGCGGGCTGCGCGGACGTACGGCTGCTGGGGCGGGTGGGCGCGGACACCGCCGCGTGGCACGAGCGGGAGCTGGTGGCGGCCGGGGTGCGGCCCCGGCTGGTGGTGGATCCGCAGGCGGCGACGGGGACGGTGATCTGCCTGGTCGACACGGGTGCGGCGGCCGAACGGACGTTCCTGACGGACAGCGGGGCGTCGTTGCGGCTCGACCCCGCCGACTGGTCGGACACCCTGCTCGACGGCGTGGCCCGGCTGCATCTGTCGGGCTATCTGCTGTTCACCGAGCCGAGCCGGGCACTGGTCCGCAGGGCCATGGCCGCGGCACGCGCACGTGGAGTGCCGGTCAGCCTGGACCCGGCGTCGGCCGGCTTCTTGGTGGAGCTGGGAGTGGACCGTTTCACGGCGTTCGCGGAGGGGCTGGACGTGCTCCTGCCCAGCCGGGACGAGGTGTGTCTGCTGACCGGGGTGGTGGATCCGGTGGAGGCGGCGGCCCGGCTGAGCCGGCTCGTGCCGCTGGTGGTGGCCAAGGCGGGCGCGGACGGGGCGCTGGTGGCCCGGTCCGGTGCCGTACCGGTCCGGGTCCCGGCCGTGCCGGCGGCGCCTCGGGACACCACGGGCGCCGGTGACGCCTTCACGGGTGCGTTCCTCGCCGCGCTGCTCGCGGGGGCGGCGCCGGAGGAGGCGGCGGCGCGGGGCTGCCGGGCAGGCGCGGAGGCGGTGGAACGGGTGGGCGCCAGACCACCCCAGCCGGGACCATCACAGGCGGGACGCGTGGACTGA
- a CDS encoding pseudouridine-5'-phosphate glycosidase, whose protein sequence is MVLVVSEEVREAIDAARPVVALESTIIAHGLPRPRNLEVARELEETVRREGAVPATVAVLDGQPRVGLDEGHLERVANEDGVRKLGHRDLPLAVAAGASGATTVSATARLAALAGIRVFATGGLGGVHREWTLTQDESADLGLLARTRITVVCAGVKSILDVPATLQRLETLGVAVAGFGTDRFPGFYLSDSGHPVDWTLDSPEQVAAVMRAQDELAAPDSALIVANPVPEAEQLDPGLHARVLSDALRACAERGVTGQAVTPFLLDHLVRHTDGASLSANLAAVRGNVRLAARIATAWTKG, encoded by the coding sequence GTGGTGCTGGTGGTGTCGGAGGAAGTGCGGGAGGCGATCGACGCGGCGCGCCCGGTGGTCGCCCTGGAGTCCACGATCATCGCGCACGGCCTGCCCCGTCCGCGCAACCTGGAGGTCGCGCGGGAGCTGGAGGAGACGGTGCGGCGGGAGGGTGCCGTGCCGGCGACCGTCGCCGTGCTCGACGGGCAGCCCCGGGTCGGCCTGGACGAGGGGCACCTGGAGCGGGTCGCGAACGAGGACGGCGTCCGCAAGCTGGGCCACCGTGACCTGCCGCTCGCCGTGGCCGCGGGGGCGAGCGGGGCGACGACCGTGTCGGCGACGGCACGGCTGGCCGCGCTGGCGGGGATCCGGGTGTTCGCCACGGGCGGGCTGGGCGGTGTGCACCGGGAGTGGACGCTGACCCAGGACGAGTCCGCCGACCTGGGGCTGCTGGCGCGGACCCGGATCACGGTGGTGTGCGCGGGTGTGAAGTCGATCCTGGACGTGCCGGCGACGCTGCAGCGGCTGGAGACGCTGGGCGTGGCCGTCGCCGGATTCGGCACGGACCGGTTCCCCGGCTTCTACCTGTCGGACTCGGGCCATCCGGTCGACTGGACGCTGGACAGCCCGGAACAGGTCGCCGCCGTCATGCGCGCCCAGGACGAACTGGCCGCGCCGGACTCCGCGCTGATCGTCGCGAACCCCGTCCCGGAGGCGGAACAACTCGATCCCGGGCTGCACGCGCGCGTGCTCTCCGACGCGCTGCGCGCCTGCGCGGAGCGGGGTGTCACCGGGCAGGCGGTGACGCCGTTCCTGCTGGACCACCTGGTCCGTCACACGGACGGGGCCTCGCTGAGCGCCAACCTGGCGGCGGTGCGCGGCAACGTACGGCTGGCGGCGCGGATCGCCACGGCCTGGACCAAGGGGTGA
- a CDS encoding MHYT domain-containing protein, protein MQGTVDGFSYGAVTPLVAYLMACLGSALGLRCTTRSLLVTHSRRPAWLALGSAAIGSGIWTMHFVAMMGFSIHGAPIHYDGPITYASLGLAIVMVGIGIFIVGYRGATGTPLFTGGTITGLGVASMHYLGMAGVRFHGRFTYNTFTVAASVVIAVVAATSALWAAGRVRGFLWSVGASLVMGLAVSGMHYTGMAALGVHLDSVSHATGGAPEASVLAPMLIGPLAFLLLAGVVVIFDPLMVTSRPDWTPVEHKPGVPAAAVPSHADRRPALHGGHRPEHHGHPTPQNR, encoded by the coding sequence ATGCAAGGCACGGTCGACGGATTCAGCTACGGGGCCGTGACCCCGTTGGTGGCCTACCTGATGGCCTGCCTCGGCAGCGCCCTCGGCCTGCGCTGCACCACCAGATCCCTGCTGGTCACGCACTCCAGGCGGCCCGCCTGGCTGGCCCTCGGCTCGGCCGCGATCGGCTCGGGCATATGGACCATGCACTTCGTCGCCATGATGGGCTTCTCCATCCATGGGGCCCCCATCCACTACGACGGGCCGATCACCTACGCGAGTCTCGGTCTCGCCATCGTCATGGTCGGTATCGGGATCTTCATCGTCGGCTACCGGGGCGCCACCGGTACCCCGCTGTTCACCGGCGGAACGATCACCGGTCTGGGCGTCGCCTCCATGCACTACCTCGGCATGGCGGGTGTCCGCTTCCACGGCCGGTTCACCTACAACACGTTCACCGTCGCCGCCTCCGTCGTCATAGCGGTAGTCGCCGCCACCAGTGCCCTGTGGGCCGCCGGCCGCGTCCGGGGCTTCCTGTGGAGCGTGGGCGCGAGCCTGGTCATGGGACTCGCGGTCAGCGGCATGCACTACACCGGGATGGCCGCCCTCGGCGTTCACCTCGACAGCGTCTCCCACGCCACCGGAGGCGCGCCGGAGGCGTCCGTGCTCGCGCCGATGCTGATCGGCCCGCTCGCCTTCCTGCTCCTCGCGGGCGTGGTCGTGATCTTCGATCCGCTGATGGTCACGAGCCGCCCCGACTGGACGCCCGTCGAGCACAAGCCCGGCGTGCCGGCCGCCGCCGTCCCCTCCCACGCGGACCGCCGGCCCGCCCTCCACGGGGGCCACCGACCCGAGCACCACGGCCATCCCACCCCGCAGAACCGCTGA
- a CDS encoding methylated-DNA--[protein]-cysteine S-methyltransferase, giving the protein MDSHGRDEQRLVWAVVGTDIGPLMLAATGDGLVNVVFHASDAVRLRALERLAARLGREPVEDPDAPLLAEAVRQVRAYLAGERLVFDLPLDWSLISGFNRQVLRELASGVPYGTVVGYGDLAGRVGQPGGAQAVGAAMGANPLPVVVPCHRVVESGGGIGGFGGGLETKRKLLALEGVLPEPLF; this is encoded by the coding sequence ATGGACAGCCATGGGCGGGATGAGCAGCGGCTCGTGTGGGCCGTCGTCGGCACGGACATCGGCCCGCTGATGCTGGCAGCGACCGGCGACGGCCTGGTGAACGTCGTCTTCCACGCCTCGGACGCCGTGCGCCTGCGGGCGCTGGAGCGGCTCGCCGCCCGGCTGGGCCGCGAGCCCGTGGAAGATCCGGACGCACCGCTGCTGGCGGAGGCCGTGCGCCAGGTGCGGGCCTATCTGGCGGGCGAGCGCCTCGTCTTCGACCTGCCGCTGGACTGGTCGCTGATATCCGGGTTCAACCGGCAGGTGCTGCGCGAACTGGCGTCCGGAGTGCCGTACGGCACCGTGGTCGGATACGGCGATCTGGCGGGGCGGGTCGGGCAGCCCGGGGGTGCGCAGGCGGTCGGCGCGGCGATGGGCGCCAATCCGCTGCCGGTGGTCGTGCCGTGCCACCGGGTGGTGGAGAGCGGCGGTGGCATCGGCGGTTTCGGGGGCGGGCTGGAGACCAAGCGGAAGCTGCTCGCCCTGGAGGGCGTGCTGCCCGAGCCGCTGTTCTGA
- a CDS encoding methyltransferase domain-containing protein produces MTRSDGYLLDNQQNEAGRRFDAFATLLDPTTFRHLEGLGVRSGWRCWEVGAGGTSVVSWLAERVGPTGQVIATDIDTTRFAAAARPPVEVHVHDVGADEPPGEGFDLVHARLVLVHVPDRDRALGSMIQALRPGGHLLVEDADPALQPLICPDEHGPEQRLANRLRQGFRRLLADRGADLSYGRKLPRLLREAGLQDVQADAYFPVTSPACTALEAATVRQIRARLVAAGLATDEEIDQHLANVEAGGMDLATAPMISAWGRKA; encoded by the coding sequence ATGACGCGATCCGACGGATACCTCCTGGACAACCAGCAGAACGAGGCAGGCCGGCGCTTCGACGCCTTCGCCACCCTCTTGGACCCCACGACCTTCCGGCACCTCGAAGGACTCGGCGTCCGGTCCGGCTGGCGCTGTTGGGAAGTCGGCGCCGGCGGCACCTCCGTCGTGTCCTGGCTCGCCGAGCGGGTCGGGCCGACCGGCCAGGTCATCGCCACCGACATCGACACGACCCGGTTCGCCGCCGCGGCCCGTCCACCGGTGGAGGTCCACGTCCATGACGTGGGCGCCGACGAACCCCCGGGGGAGGGCTTCGACCTGGTCCACGCCCGGCTGGTCCTCGTTCACGTCCCGGACCGGGACCGGGCGTTGGGCTCCATGATCCAGGCCCTGCGGCCCGGCGGACACCTGCTGGTCGAGGACGCCGACCCCGCCCTCCAGCCCCTGATCTGCCCCGACGAACACGGCCCCGAGCAGCGGCTCGCCAACCGGCTGCGCCAGGGCTTCCGCAGGCTGCTCGCCGACCGCGGCGCCGACCTGTCGTACGGCCGCAAACTCCCGCGCCTGCTGCGGGAGGCCGGGCTGCAGGACGTGCAGGCCGACGCGTACTTCCCCGTGACCTCACCCGCCTGCACCGCCCTGGAGGCCGCCACGGTCCGTCAGATCCGCGCCCGGCTGGTCGCCGCCGGTCTGGCCACCGACGAGGAGATCGACCAGCACCTGGCCAACGTCGAGGCCGGTGGCATGGACCTGGCCACCGCACCGATGATCTCGGCGTGGGGCCGCAAGGCGTAG
- a CDS encoding VOC family protein: protein MTNNTTRLDHIVLWVADPVAAARFYETAVGLEPTRVTEFTEGKVAFPSVRVNEETILDLAPRTFAARMTMLPGSADSAGHPVNHVCLSLPADAFDALRVRLGEHGVPVSDIDHGLSGARGAATRSFYFRDPDGNIFEARHYDD, encoded by the coding sequence ATGACGAACAACACCACACGTCTCGACCACATAGTCCTGTGGGTGGCCGATCCCGTCGCGGCAGCCCGTTTCTACGAGACGGCCGTCGGCCTGGAGCCGACGAGGGTCACCGAGTTCACCGAGGGAAAGGTGGCCTTCCCCTCCGTACGCGTCAACGAGGAGACCATCCTCGACCTCGCCCCGCGTACCTTCGCCGCACGCATGACGATGCTGCCCGGCTCGGCCGACAGCGCGGGTCACCCCGTCAATCACGTCTGCCTGTCCCTGCCCGCCGACGCCTTCGACGCCCTGCGCGTCCGCCTCGGCGAACACGGTGTCCCCGTGTCGGACATCGACCACGGCCTGTCCGGCGCCCGCGGCGCCGCCACTCGCAGCTTCTACTTCCGCGACCCCGACGGCAACATATTCGAGGCCCGGCACTACGACGACTAG